One genomic segment of Myxococcales bacterium includes these proteins:
- a CDS encoding DUF1585 domain-containing protein, with product MGPEELATRLRESPKVSACVIQNVVRFAMGRSIAPTDAPLVAAQDEAFRKNNLDFRSMLVAFVSSEAFRTFKTTPAGGQ from the coding sequence GTGGGGCCCGAGGAGCTCGCGACGCGGCTTCGCGAGTCACCGAAGGTCTCCGCCTGCGTGATTCAGAACGTCGTGCGCTTCGCCATGGGCCGGAGCATCGCCCCAACCGACGCGCCGCTCGTCGCGGCCCAAGACGAAGCCTTCCGGAAGAACAACCTCGACTTTCGCTCGATGCTAGTCGCTTTCGTTTCGAGCGAGGCGTTCCGAACCTTCAAGACCACACCCGCGGGAGGCCAGTGA
- a CDS encoding DUF1552 domain-containing protein, whose product MLRGLGAGIALPMLDAMLDSRGLLHGTALAAPTPPPVRLFTFFFPMGWGNLNPLGNFMNIVNTGPLAPYKNEMCLLTGLSRLGQLQDDTSGEEGDAHAQGHCTFATGYGRAPVGAGGPTVDQAAAQALGGTTAYRSLVLRIGGEKDKRARFNNISWSARSTPVPYENDPVRLFQRIFGSFTPSAAGGSPTPAPALPDYRKNILDYVRADTKRLQARLGQSDRARLDQHLTAIAELQQQINVLAQGPSPAQTPGCQKPGTPSAALPELSNERAQALLSILSLALQCDLTRYGSMALATRTDQREYPWIGVGGAGPPPDNEVGHHGISHDTSAAGEAKITKMVVDQCEQFAFFLKLLKAAPEGAGSVLDNSLIFFTSEHKTSAHDNVGAEQAWQNNNFAILAGRAGGKLTTGRTVNANGAPYGNTFVSMLNMAGVPTSSFGPHAPGAIPGL is encoded by the coding sequence ATGTTGCGTGGCCTCGGCGCGGGCATCGCGCTGCCCATGCTCGACGCGATGCTCGACAGCCGCGGCCTCTTGCACGGAACGGCGCTCGCCGCGCCGACGCCGCCTCCCGTGCGCCTCTTCACGTTCTTCTTTCCCATGGGATGGGGCAACCTGAACCCGCTCGGAAACTTCATGAACATCGTGAACACCGGGCCCCTCGCTCCCTACAAGAACGAGATGTGCTTGCTCACGGGGCTCAGTCGTCTCGGGCAGCTCCAGGACGACACCAGCGGCGAGGAGGGGGACGCCCATGCACAAGGACACTGTACCTTTGCCACCGGTTACGGTCGCGCCCCCGTCGGCGCCGGCGGTCCAACCGTTGATCAAGCTGCGGCGCAGGCGCTCGGCGGAACAACCGCGTATCGCTCACTGGTACTGCGCATCGGTGGTGAGAAGGACAAACGGGCTCGCTTCAACAACATCTCGTGGAGTGCACGCTCGACCCCGGTGCCCTACGAGAATGATCCCGTTCGCCTCTTTCAGCGCATCTTCGGCTCGTTCACGCCGTCCGCCGCCGGAGGTTCGCCAACGCCTGCGCCGGCGCTGCCCGACTATCGGAAGAACATCCTCGACTACGTGCGCGCCGACACGAAGCGGCTGCAGGCTCGGTTGGGCCAGTCGGACCGTGCCCGACTCGACCAGCACCTGACGGCCATCGCCGAGCTTCAGCAGCAGATCAACGTGCTAGCTCAGGGACCCTCGCCGGCCCAGACGCCCGGCTGCCAAAAGCCGGGTACCCCGTCGGCCGCGCTGCCAGAGCTGTCGAACGAGCGCGCCCAAGCCCTCCTGTCGATCTTGTCGCTGGCGCTTCAGTGCGATCTCACCCGCTACGGCTCCATGGCGTTGGCCACGAGGACCGATCAGCGTGAATACCCCTGGATCGGCGTCGGCGGCGCCGGCCCGCCCCCGGACAACGAGGTGGGTCACCACGGAATTTCCCACGACACGAGCGCGGCGGGCGAAGCCAAGATCACCAAGATGGTGGTCGATCAGTGCGAGCAGTTCGCGTTCTTCCTCAAGCTGCTCAAGGCGGCCCCGGAGGGCGCCGGCTCGGTGCTCGACAACTCGCTCATCTTCTTCACGAGCGAACACAAGACGAGCGCCCACGACAACGTGGGGGCCGAGCAGGCGTGGCAGAACAACAACTTCGCGATCCTCGCGGGGCGCGCCGGCGGCAAGCTCACAACGGGTCGCACGGTGAACGCGAACGGCGCTCCCTACGGGAACACCTTCGTCAGCATGCTCAACATGGCCGGCGTCCCGACCTCGTCGTTCGGACCGCACGCACCGGGCGCAATTCCGGGCCTCTGA